The genomic stretch AGAATCGCTGGGAAGCGGAACGAGCACGCTCTCCAGCGGTGTTTGGGGTTGGTTCAGGTCGTGATAGGTAGTGATAAGTTTTTGTGCGCCCAGCACGGTGACCATCGTGGCCACGGGTAACAGTAATAATTTATGCGTGCGAGGCAGCGAATGGAGGATTCGCAACATGGGTAAATAGGCCGCCGAGTTCGTGAAATAAAAGTAACATGAAAGTAAGCAAACTCGGGAACCATACCCCAAGGAGAAGGGGGTGAATAGACTGTACATCCATACACAAAATATACTTCCGCTGAATAACGGAAATATAAAGGCATCTTATTCAGCCATGAACACCGTTTGCTAACAAAAGTAACCGAGAGGCAGCGGCCAGCTCAACGGGTTAAAACGGTTTCGTTACCTTTACCATAGACGTAAATTAAAGCTTGTGAAAGATAAATATAACGTGCGTCTAATTAAAAGGGAGTTTTGCCAAGCTATCAGCGTGTAAGCCTTATCTCCGTACGTCCATAACCCGTGTTAATGATTCGATGCTGACACACTGAGTCCGCTCAATGGATGAGCAGTGTCATCAAGCCACGTCGCTCAGATTAAAAAGGTAATTTTTTGTATTTTAATGTTTCTTTACGTTTTTATGCGGTTTGCAGAGTGTATTCCAGCGTGGCGATGCAACGAAATTCGATAACAGACAGGTACTCATCGTCTTTTCCTGGCATTCTAGGGATGTTTTTTCGAAGATGAAGCGGATTGTTTCGCTGTATAGCGTCGAGGAAATCGAAATGTCTCGGGTAACACTAGCGCAGTGGCAGATGCTGGCCGCCGTGGTGGATCATGGTGGCTTTGCACGAGCGGCAGAGGCGATCCATAAAAGCCCCTCCACGCTGAATCACGCGGTGCATAAATTGGAAGAGCAGTTGGGTATCCAGGTGCTCGAACCGGTGGGTCGGCAGGTGCGCCTCACCGAAGCAGGCGAGCTGCTGCTTCGCCGTGCGCGTCAGTTGATCGAAAGCGCGGCGTCTTTGGAAGACGTCGCTTCGCGCTTGGCAGCGGGGCTGGAAGCCGAAGTCGTGGTGGCGATCGACCAAATTTTTCCGGTGGCTGCTCAGGCGAAAGCGTTGGAGCGCTTTTCGGAAACCTATCCCCAGGTGCGCGTTCAGCTCCATGAAAGCGTGCTGAACGGGGGAACGGAAATGCTATACGACGGCCGCGCCGACCTAGTGGTCTCCGGTATCGAGGCCCAAGGATTTTTGGGCGAGCCACTGGTTAATGTGCGCTTCGTGGCGGTAGCGCATCCTCGTCACGCGCTGCATCAATTGGGGCGCTCGCTGGATTTGCGTGATCTTGCCCAGCATCGTCAACTGGTGGTGCGTGACTCGGCGCTGCGTCAATCCACCAACGCGGGCTGGTTAAAAGCCGAGCAGCGCTGGACGGTCGGTCACGTGGGAACGTCGCTGGATATGCTGCGGCGCGGCTTGGGGTTTGCCTGGGTTCCGGAAACGCGTATCGCCGACGAGCTGGCCAGCGGTGAGCTGAAGCCGCTGCCGCTCAGTGCTGGGGGCATTCGTGAAGTGCCCGTGCAGCTTATTTTTCGTGATCGTGATCGTGCGGGCCCGGCAGCCCATGCCATGGCCGCGGCTTTGAAGCGGGCAGTGAGAGAGGTGTGCGAGCAACGTTCGATTCCCTCGAATGAACGGCCGTAAAACATCCGCTTGAGCCTGACTCCGTCGGGGGTATGCTGAACGTCATACACCTCTATAACGTTCAATGCAGGAGACGCCCGATGGGACTGTTAGTCAACGGCGAGTGGGTCGATCAGTGGTACGACACCAAAAAGCACGGCGGGGAATTCGTTCGCGAATCCGCGCAGCTGCGCGACTGGGTGGGCAGCGATGAGACGTCTAAAGGCGAGAGCTATCCGGCTCAGGCCGATCGTTACCACCTTTACGTATCGCTCGCGTGCCCCTGGGCGCATCGGGCGCTGATCATGCGCAAACTGAAAGGGCTCGAGCCGCTGATCGTAGCATCCCATGTGAGCCCGCTGATGTTGGAAAACGGCTGGACCTACCATCAAGACGAAGGGTCGAGTGGCGACCCTATCAACCATGCTGACTATCACCATCAGCTCTACACCATGACCGACCCAACGTACACGGGCCGGGTCACGGTGCCAGTTTTGTGGGACAAGCAGCGCAGCGCCATCGTCAACAACGAATCCGCCGATTTGCTACGCATCTTCAACCGCGCTTTCGATGAGCTGACGGGCAATGATTTGGACTTCTATCCAGACGATTTGCGCAGCGTCATCGATGATGTGAACGATGACGTGTACGACCACATCAATAACGGCGTTTACAAATCGGGTTTTGCCACGGATCAGCAGGTCTATGAAAAGCACGTCACGGCCTTGTTCGATGCGCTAGAGCGCATGGAGACGCGGCTTGGGGAGCATCGCTATTTGGCGGGTGAGTGGCTGACCGAAGCGGATATTCGCCTTTTCACCACGCTGATTCGCTTCGACGCGGTCTACTTCGGTCACTTCAAGTGCAATTTCAAACGTATCGAAGATTATCCCAATCTCTCCAACTACGTACGCGAGCTATACCAATGGCCGGGCGTGGCCGATACGGTCAATATGGATCACATCAAACGCCACTACTATTACAGCCACGACACGATCAACCCGACGCGTATCGTGCCGGCGGGCCCATGGCTGGACTTCATGCGTCCTCACGACCGTGAACGTTTGCCGGGGCAGGGAATACGTCGGCACTCACGTCCCCAGTGATGCACATATTAAAAAGGGCCACCCGCTTGGGTGGCCCTTTTTTGATCGACTATACGCTACGGGGCGATGATGCCACTCTGCGCAAAGTGGCCCATCGCTAGCGTGTCACTCGTCGGCATCGACGGCGTCACGGGTCGTTTGCCAAGCGCTTTGGGCACCCTCTTTGGTGCTCTGCCAAGCGTCTTGCGCGTTAGCTTTGGTCTGCTCCCACCAGTCGCGATCATACGTGGGGAAGGATTCGACGTCCTCGGCCGTCGCATCCAGCATGATGCGGTGCTCGGTGTCACCATCATCTTCGGTGTGCGTTTCCAGAGTGAACTGGTCAGCCTCGACCACGACTTCGCGTCCGCCCAGACCCAGCACATCGCCGCTTTCGATGACCAGTGCTGAAATACGCATCTCTTCATCGAAGAGAATATCGTCGACTTCACCGATCTCTTCCTCAGAGCCGTCGGCAAAGAACACTTCTGCATCAAGAATGTCGTCGGCCGAATACATGCCCTGGGGTTCCGTTTGCGCTTGGACGCCAAACGCCATGCCGCCGAATAGGGCAGTCGTAATTGCAGTCGTCAGAATCGATTTACGCATAGCTTCTCTCCATGTGGCTATCAAGAGGTAGCGTCATGCTACCTGTGAGTGAATTCGGTATGTGAATTCGTAGGGAAGGGACGTGGAAAGTGGAGGGGCTTAGAGCCCGTTCGCCCAGTCATCCGCACGGCGCTCGGCCTCTGCGCGCTCCAAGCCATATTTCTGTTGGAGCTTACCAACGAGTTGGTCTTTCTTGCCGCCGATTTGCGTCAGTTCATCATCGGTCAGTTCGCCCCAGCTGGCGCGAGCTTTACCTTTCATTTCCGTCCATCTGCCTTCGATCTGATCCCAGTTCATGTGCATCACTCCTTGAAGTTCGTGAACGTCATCGGGCACCTTTCAGGTTAGACGACATAGTCACATGTGCAAGCCCCGGTATTGATATGGGTTAAATCAAAAAGACTGGTCAGAACCCATTGGCGGTGTTAGGATGCGCCCTCCTCGCATGTGTTGACCCCTCCATCACGACGATAAACGTTCTTCACTGACGCTGAGCCTGATGTGCCACGCCAGTCGAAACGTTTGCGGGAACATCTCATTCATTGCAGATGTTCATTGCTGTGAAGATGGCGCGCCTCCAGCATTTCACCAAACGGGTGAAATCGGCGCAGAAGGTCGCCACAGCGGTTGGCCCGCAACGCGGTGTTGCCAACCGAATGCTAGGTGCGACCGGCGTCTCCGACTCCACTGATGACGATATCCGCTATGCGGAGCCTTGTTCTTTTGCTGCGCACCGTTATGCGCTGCATAAAACAGAGTCAGAGACGCTTACGATGTTTTTTGCCGGTTCAGCCGGCCTACCAAGGTGTGATTAATGACCTCGACTTCTGTCGCCTCGCCGAGCTTCGGCGATCTGGCTCTATTGCCTGCCGTTCTGTCTGCTGTTGAAGCACAGGGCTACGAAACTCCTTCGCCTATTCAGGCGCAGACGATTCCTGCGTTGCTGGAAGGCCGCGATATGCTGGGCCAAGCACAAACCGGCACCGGCAAAACCGCCGCCTTCGCACTGCCGCTGCTGTCGCGTCTCGACATGCAGCGTCGCGAGCCCCAAGTACTGGTACTCGCACCGACCCGCGAACTTGCTCAGCAGGTCGCCGTCTCTTTTAGTAAATATGGTCAGAATCTTCAGGGCTTGGAAGTCGCTACCCTGTGTGGCGGTCAAGAGTACCGTGAACAGCTAGGCGCGCTGAAGCGTGGCGCGCAAGTGGTCGTCGGCACGCCGGGCCGTGTGATCGATCACCTGGATCGTGGCAGCTTGAAGCTGGACGGCCTCTCGGCGCTGGTGCTCGACGAAGCCGACGAAATGCTGCGCATGGGCTTTATCGACGACGTCAAACGCGTGGTTGCCGATACCCCGAAAGATGCTCAGCGCGTGTTCTTCTCGGCCACACTGCCGACGGAAATCGAGCGCATCGTCAACCGTTATCTGGTCAACCCGGTGAAGGTCGCGATTGAATCGCGTACCACGACGGGCGAAAACATCGAACAGCGCATCGTGCGCGTGGACGGTGGTGCCAAGCTGGAAGCGTTGTCGCGTATTCTTGAAGTCGAGCCGGTCGATGCCGCGATCGTCTTCGTGCGCACCCGTGCGGCCTGTACCACGCTGGTCGAGCAGTTGACCGCTCGTGGCGTCAACGCTGCTGGCCTGTCCGGTGACCTGGATCAGAGCCTGCGCGAGCGCACCATTACCCGCTTGAAGCGTGGGAAAGTCGACGTGCTGATCGCGACCGACGTAGCGGCCCGTGGCCTCGACGTTCCGCGTATCACCCACGTCATCAACTACGACCTGCCGCAGGATGCAGAAGCCTACACCCACCGTATCGGTCGTACCGGTCGTGCGGGCCGTAGCGGCATTGCGATCACTTTCGCGGGCTTCCGTGAAGGCCGCAAGGTGGGCTGGATGGAGCAGGCTACCGGTCAGAAAATGACCGAAATGCCGCTGCCTGACGAAGCCGCTATTCGCGCTCACCGTGACGACGTGTTCCATCACCGTGTAGTGGCGGCACTGACCAAAGGTGCTGAAGAGCAGCGCGCACTGGTCGAGCGTCTGGTGGAAGAGGGGCATGACGCCGTTGAGCTGGCCTGTGCGTTTGCCGCCATGGCCCGTGCCGACGAAGCGCCGATCGGTCGTCTTCAGGCACCGCGCAAAGAGCGTGCCCCGCGCGATGGCGCACCGGGCAAGCCGGGTGGTGCCCGTCGCGAGCGCTCCAGTGCGCCCAGCGAAGGCATGACCCGCTACCGCGTCTCCGTGGGCCATAAAGACGGCGTGAAGCCGGGCCAACTGGTCGGTGCGCTGGCGAACGAGGGCGGTATCGAAGGCGCGCGTATCGGCCGTATCGATATCCGTAATGCCTTCTCCGTGGTCGAGCTGCCCAGCGGTCTGCCTTCCACCATCCTGGCGAAAATGGCTCGTGCCCGTGTGGCCGGTCGCCCGCTGGAAATCAGCGAAGACCGTGCGCCGGAACGCGCACCGCGCCGTCGTCGTGACGATGGCGATGCGCCGGTTCGCCGTCGCGAACGTGCGTAACTCAGCGCTAGGCGCTGGATAGCGCCTGATCGGTGAGTCACCTCCCCCTATGCCACTGGCCCTGTGCCTGCTGGCGTAGGGGGATTTTTTTTGGCTACGCTAAACGTTCATTACCTCGATACAAGGAGCCTGCATGGACGCTGCGCTACACGAATGGAACCTGTCACCCAAACAGGCCATTGCCCTTCAGTCACAGCTCGCCCAACGGTTGGAGAGCCGTGATCGCCTCGACCCGGTAAGGTATATCGCGGGGGTGGATATTGGCTTTGAGGAAGGGGGTGCGGTAACGCGGGCGGCAGTGGTGGTGTTGACGTGGTCGCCCGAGGCGGCTCCTCAACTGCCAGTGGTCGAGCAGGTGGTGCATCGCGAACCTACCCGCATGCCCTATATTCCAGGATTGCTGTCGTTTCGTGAAATCCCCGCCGCCCTAGGGGCATTTGCCAAGCTTAAGACTCAGCCACAGCTGGTGATGGTCGATGGCCAAGGCATCGCTCACCCTCGGCGCTTGGGCGTAGCCGCGCACTTGGGGCTTTGGCTCGATCTGCCTACCATCGGTATCGCCAAGTCGCGCTTAACCGGCACGCATGCAGCGGTCGGAGACGCGCGAGGCGATTGGGTGCCGCTCCTGGCCGGGCAAGAGGTCATCGGTGCCGTGCTGCGCTCGCGGGCGAACGTCAAGCCGGTATTCGTCTCGCCGGGGCATCGGCTGTCGCTGGATACCTCCCTTGAGTGGGTGATGCGCTGCCTTGGGCGAACCAAGCTGCCCGAGCCGACCCGGCTGGCAGATCGGCTGGCGTCACGGCGAGATCAACAGAAGCGTTAAATAAAACTGATAAAACGCTGCAGCAGGCTGGTCGCTTCTGGCGTCTCGCTAATTTCACTGAGTAGCTGGTCTGGGTCGTCACCCTGGTCGCGCAGGGCAGCGCGCTGACGCTCGATGTAGGCACGCATGACGGGCGGTGAGAACTCCGGATGGAACTGCACGCTCCATTGGCGCGGCCCGTAGCGAAGCGCTTGGTGGGCGTCGTGGCAGTTGTGAGCCAGAATGGTGGCGCCATGGGGTAGCTGCATCACCGACTGGGCATGGGTAAGGTGCGCGTCGAAATGCCCAGGTAGCTGACTAAAGAGGGGGTCCTTCAGGCCGGCTTGGGTCAAGCGCACCGTGCGCGTGCCCGATTCGCGCCCGGCGGGGTGGTAGTCGCTGACGCCACCAAAGGCCGCCGCCATGAGCTGATGACCATAGCATACGCCCAGCAGCGGCAGGTTATCGGCTAGCGCCTGCTGCAGCCACGGCTTGAGCGCCTCGCTCCAGGGGGGCTGCTCGCTCACCATGCTATGCGAACCGGTGATCACGGCACCGACGATGTCGTCCGGAGGTGTCGCCGTTAGCCGCGCATCCCACACCTTGAGCGTCACGCCCTCGGGAAGCGCCTCGTGTAACCGGTGAATGAACAGCTGCTCGAAATCACCGTGCTGGTCGACCACTTCAGGGAACGCATCCCCGGTTTTGATGATGACTAAAGAGGCCATGGCATTCTCGTTATCGTATCGCGGCGGTGGAAAGATAGCCGAATCAGGTCATTCCGCTGTAAGCTGAAACGTCTTGTTTGACGACCGTTTTACCATACATTAGGAGCTTGATATGCAACAGATTACACGTGCAGGCGCGCCGATGGACGTGGCGGGCACGCTACCAGCCGTTGGTCAAACGGCCCCAGCCATGACGCTGACCAACAGCGACTTGGAAGACGTCACGCTGGCCACCTATCAGGGTAAGCGTAAGGTGCTGAACATCATTCCCAGCGTCGATACCCCGACCTGCGCGATGTCCACCCGGCGGTTCAACGAGCTGGCCTCCAAGTTGGACAACACCATCGTTCTCGTCGTATCCGCAGACCTGCCGTTCGCCGCGAAGCGCTTCTGCGGGGCCGAAGGGCTGGATAACGTTGAAACACTCTCAACTTTCCGCCATCGGGAGTTCCAGGAAGCGTGGGGCGTGGCGCTAAGTAACAACAGCATGGAAGGGCTGTGTGCCCGCGCGGTCGTCGTACTGGATGCAGACAACCGCGTGCTACATAGCGAGCTGGTGAGTGAGCTGAAAAACGAACCGGATTACGAGGCGGCGCTGGCGGTGCTCAACGCTTAACCTGGTCGCGCCCCCGTTGGGCAGCCGCCACCAGCGCGCTGATGAGGCGCTGCTGGGGGCGGTTGAAAATCAGCCACTCGGGGTGCCACTGCACGCCGATGAGAAAATCGTGGGCTTCTGATTCGATGCCCTGTACCAGCCCGTCGCGGTCACGAGCGACGATTTGAATGCCTTCCCCCGCCCGATTGACGGCTTGATGATGCAGGCTGTTCACCCGGCACCAGGTCACGCCCAGCAGTTGATACAGCTGGCTGCCGCCGACGATGTCGACCGTTTTGCGAGGTAGTACGGTACGGCGCCGTTTTAGCCCTTCATGGGTCGTGTAGATGTCGGGGTCCAGCGTGCCGCCCAAATGGACGTTGATCAGTTGCGCTCCGCGACAAATGCCCAGCACCGGCGTATTTTGCGGAATGAACCGGTTGAGCAGGCTCAGTTCCAGTTCGTCCCGGGCAGGGTCCAGGCGCACGTCGAGCTGGACTTCGCCGCCGTAAAGTTGCGCTTGAATATCGTCGCCACCGCCGATGATCAGCCCGTCCAGATGCTCGGGCATGGGGCGAGAGGGGGACAGGCGCAGCGGTTTACCGCCATGCCGCCAGACGGCAAACCAGTCAAAGCACCAGGCAAGCTGGCTTTTACGATCCGAGGTGGTGATTCCAATCAGCGGTCGAGGCATGCAGTGGGCGTCTCGTCTGTCTGTGAGAATAAGCGGGGGTTAGGCGTTGCCGAATGGCTTCAAGAGCGCGGCTTTCAAGCGTGCCCACCAGGGCTTGCTGTGCTCGGCGATGTACTCATCGCAGCGGGCGCGCAATACCTTGTCATCGGCGGCTAACTTCTCGACCTCCACCCAGCGATTCCACTCTACCACCGACCCCCAGCCTGGCTGGGAGAGCTGGGCATTGGGCAGGCGGTAGTGAAAGGTCGGGCGCGGCTTGGTGAGTTCGCCATGCAGCAGCTCGTGGGGGTGGTCGGGGCGCAAATGGGCAAACAGCGGCAGCAGGTCGAGCTCTCGGTTGCGGGTGGGGTTGTAGTGCAAGTAGTCGTCGATGAAGGTGTCCAAATCCGGCTGGTAGCGGGCGTCCAGGACTTTCAGGGCGTACTCTTTATGAAACGGGTTGGCGTGGGGCAGCACTTCGCGCGTAATGTCGACTTTGATCTCTTCGCGCAGCCAGCTAGCCAGCAGCAGATACGCCCGCATCATGGCCAGCAGGTAATCCACCTCCTGGCGCTCTACCTCGGGATTGAGGTGCAGGCCAAAGCCATAGAGCAGGCTGGCATCGGTGCCTTTGGCCCCTTTTTCCCGCAGCGTTTCGAAGAGCGTATCGAGGGTGTCCAGTTCATCCCAGGGAATGGGCGGACAGACGATCTCGGTGGGCACCAATCCGGTCACCATATCGCCGATCAGCTCGCGGGTTTTTTGGTGGAACTCGACCCGGCGCTGATGCTGCTGGCGCGCCCATTCGCTATCGCTTTCATGATGCTCTTCCAGCAGCGCTTTATCGGGGTGGGCATACTGGGTATCCAGTTCGATGCCGAACTCTCCCCACCGCGTGCCCTCCACCTGTAGCCGATGGGGGCTGACCACGTTAAGCTCCCCCCCAAACAGCGTGCGCACCAGTTCGGCCGTCTCGCGGGGCGGTAGGCCAGCGAACTCGATTTCGACACCGACACAGCGAGTCTGGCCATCTTTATTTACGCGTTTGGGTGGGGCTTGCAGCGTCATCTCGGTATCCTTGAGGTGAACGTTTGAAGGGCCAGCCTATCACAATCACGCGTTGAGGCTGAGCGTCATCAACGTGGTCAACGTCAATCACCGGTACCCGTGGCCGGTCTATGTCGGGAGTAACGTGTGCGACAGCACTGGATAACCAAGATCATCGTCGGCGTGGTGCTCAGCCTGCTGCTGAACGCGCCAGCGCTTGCGCAGGGTGTGTCTCTGCCGAATCTGACCGGTAACGATTCGTCGGAGCAGGCGGAGGTGAGCAACGAGGATTTTCAACGGTCGCTGAGCGACGTGATCTCGATGCTCGAAAACGAAGAGCAGCGCACCGCGCTGCTGGCGTCGTTACGCGAGCTGCAGGTGAGTACCGATGCCGCAGAGGAGGATGGCGTCGTCCGCCAGGGCCTGCTGGGGGCGCTGGCCGACACGCTGACCGACATCGGCGAACAGGCCCAGGCGGGGGATTCTCCCATCGACGAGTGGTCTCGCCAGCTCGTGCAGGGGGCCGATGATTTACGCGCGTTGAACGATGACGCTGACCAGGGCGAAGCCATTCGCGCGGTGGCCGACGGTGCAGTGTTGGCCTTCGTTTGGAGCGTGCTGCTGGTCGTGATGATTGCCTTTGGCCGTTTGGTCGCCACGCGTCGTCACTGGCCGCTGGACCTTCCCCGTGACCCCAAAGCGTGGCTGCTGGCGGTGCACTTTTTGCGTCGCATGCTGCCGTGGACGCTGGCCTTTGCCATTACGCTTGGTATCGGGCAAATCCTCCCCTACAGCCCCGGTCGCGCCGTGGTGCTCGTGGTGGCTTACATCTGCCTGTGCGGCCGGGCACTCTCGGTGGTATTTGAGACCGTCATCGCCTTCTTCAGCCGTGGGCATCGCTTCCCGGCGGTGCAGGTGCTGCAACACAAAGCGCTGCGCGGTCTGTTTGTCATCGGCGCACTGATTGCCTTGGGCGATGCGGTGAACTCCACGCGGCTGGTCGAGCTGCTGGGGGCCGAACTCTCCAGCCTCGTGTCGGTGCTGGCCAACATGCTGGCTGCGCTCTTGTCGGCTCGCTTTATCTTCAAATTCCAACGGCCGATTCGCCATCTGATTTGCAACCGGCCCTATAAGCAGCGCCGCGATGCCAGCACCGCCGTCGAGATGATTCGTGCCCTGGGGGGGCTTTGGCATATCCCCGCGCTACTGATGGTGGGTGGTTCGCTGCTGGCGATCTTCATTACCGTGGGCGATGTAGGCACGGCCCTGGCACGCTCCATCGTCTCTGCCAGTTTACTGGTGTTGACGCTGGTGGTGACCGGCCTGCTGCGCCGTCAAGCGGAGCGGCTCAACAAACGCCGCCACCGTCGCCGCTTCAGCCAGTACCGCAAACGTTTGGAGCGCTTTGGTTTCGTACTGGCACACCTCTGTGCGTGGATGGTCTTTGCCGAGCTCTCCATGCAGGTGTGGGGTGGCTCGCTGTTTGGCCTGGGGCAGCAGGCCGTCGCGAGCGCCCGGATCGGGCAAGCGCTGGTGAGCCTGGGGGCGACGATCCTACTGGCTTGGCTGGTGTGGATCTTTGCCGATACGGCCATTCAGCGGGCGCTGACGTCGTCGGCTCGGTCGCGCGGCCGGCGGGTGAATCAGGCAAGGGCGCAGACCATCACGCCGATGATTCGCAACGTCATTTTCGTCGCCATTCTGATCATCGCGGTGATTGCGGGGCTAGCCAATCTCGGGGTGAACGTCACGCCGCTGCTGGCCGGTGCCGGTGTGATCGGTCTGGCCATCGGTTTTGGTGCGCAAACCCTGGTGCAGGATTTGATCACCGGTATTTTCATCCTCATCGAAGACTCGCTGGCGGTGGACGACTTCGTCCAGATCAACGGCCACATGGGCACGGTAGAAGGGTTGACGCTGCGCACCGTGCGGCTGAGAGAC from Halomonas meridiana encodes the following:
- a CDS encoding LysR family transcriptional regulator, giving the protein MSRVTLAQWQMLAAVVDHGGFARAAEAIHKSPSTLNHAVHKLEEQLGIQVLEPVGRQVRLTEAGELLLRRARQLIESAASLEDVASRLAAGLEAEVVVAIDQIFPVAAQAKALERFSETYPQVRVQLHESVLNGGTEMLYDGRADLVVSGIEAQGFLGEPLVNVRFVAVAHPRHALHQLGRSLDLRDLAQHRQLVVRDSALRQSTNAGWLKAEQRWTVGHVGTSLDMLRRGLGFAWVPETRIADELASGELKPLPLSAGGIREVPVQLIFRDRDRAGPAAHAMAAALKRAVREVCEQRSIPSNERP
- a CDS encoding glutathione S-transferase family protein, producing the protein MGLLVNGEWVDQWYDTKKHGGEFVRESAQLRDWVGSDETSKGESYPAQADRYHLYVSLACPWAHRALIMRKLKGLEPLIVASHVSPLMLENGWTYHQDEGSSGDPINHADYHHQLYTMTDPTYTGRVTVPVLWDKQRSAIVNNESADLLRIFNRAFDELTGNDLDFYPDDLRSVIDDVNDDVYDHINNGVYKSGFATDQQVYEKHVTALFDALERMETRLGEHRYLAGEWLTEADIRLFTTLIRFDAVYFGHFKCNFKRIEDYPNLSNYVRELYQWPGVADTVNMDHIKRHYYYSHDTINPTRIVPAGPWLDFMRPHDRERLPGQGIRRHSRPQ
- a CDS encoding PRC-barrel domain-containing protein produces the protein MRKSILTTAITTALFGGMAFGVQAQTEPQGMYSADDILDAEVFFADGSEEEIGEVDDILFDEEMRISALVIESGDVLGLGGREVVVEADQFTLETHTEDDGDTEHRIMLDATAEDVESFPTYDRDWWEQTKANAQDAWQSTKEGAQSAWQTTRDAVDADE
- a CDS encoding CsbD family protein — protein: MNWDQIEGRWTEMKGKARASWGELTDDELTQIGGKKDQLVGKLQQKYGLERAEAERRADDWANGL
- a CDS encoding DEAD/DEAH box helicase, which produces MTSTSVASPSFGDLALLPAVLSAVEAQGYETPSPIQAQTIPALLEGRDMLGQAQTGTGKTAAFALPLLSRLDMQRREPQVLVLAPTRELAQQVAVSFSKYGQNLQGLEVATLCGGQEYREQLGALKRGAQVVVGTPGRVIDHLDRGSLKLDGLSALVLDEADEMLRMGFIDDVKRVVADTPKDAQRVFFSATLPTEIERIVNRYLVNPVKVAIESRTTTGENIEQRIVRVDGGAKLEALSRILEVEPVDAAIVFVRTRAACTTLVEQLTARGVNAAGLSGDLDQSLRERTITRLKRGKVDVLIATDVAARGLDVPRITHVINYDLPQDAEAYTHRIGRTGRAGRSGIAITFAGFREGRKVGWMEQATGQKMTEMPLPDEAAIRAHRDDVFHHRVVAALTKGAEEQRALVERLVEEGHDAVELACAFAAMARADEAPIGRLQAPRKERAPRDGAPGKPGGARRERSSAPSEGMTRYRVSVGHKDGVKPGQLVGALANEGGIEGARIGRIDIRNAFSVVELPSGLPSTILAKMARARVAGRPLEISEDRAPERAPRRRRDDGDAPVRRRERA
- the nfi gene encoding deoxyribonuclease V (cleaves DNA at apurinic or apyrimidinic sites), with translation MDAALHEWNLSPKQAIALQSQLAQRLESRDRLDPVRYIAGVDIGFEEGGAVTRAAVVVLTWSPEAAPQLPVVEQVVHREPTRMPYIPGLLSFREIPAALGAFAKLKTQPQLVMVDGQGIAHPRRLGVAAHLGLWLDLPTIGIAKSRLTGTHAAVGDARGDWVPLLAGQEVIGAVLRSRANVKPVFVSPGHRLSLDTSLEWVMRCLGRTKLPEPTRLADRLASRRDQQKR
- a CDS encoding glutamine amidotransferase — its product is MASLVIIKTGDAFPEVVDQHGDFEQLFIHRLHEALPEGVTLKVWDARLTATPPDDIVGAVITGSHSMVSEQPPWSEALKPWLQQALADNLPLLGVCYGHQLMAAAFGGVSDYHPAGRESGTRTVRLTQAGLKDPLFSQLPGHFDAHLTHAQSVMQLPHGATILAHNCHDAHQALRYGPRQWSVQFHPEFSPPVMRAYIERQRAALRDQGDDPDQLLSEISETPEATSLLQRFISFI
- the tpx gene encoding thiol peroxidase; protein product: MQQITRAGAPMDVAGTLPAVGQTAPAMTLTNSDLEDVTLATYQGKRKVLNIIPSVDTPTCAMSTRRFNELASKLDNTIVLVVSADLPFAAKRFCGAEGLDNVETLSTFRHREFQEAWGVALSNNSMEGLCARAVVVLDADNRVLHSELVSELKNEPDYEAALAVLNA
- a CDS encoding gamma-glutamyl-gamma-aminobutyrate hydrolase family protein; translated protein: MPRPLIGITTSDRKSQLAWCFDWFAVWRHGGKPLRLSPSRPMPEHLDGLIIGGGDDIQAQLYGGEVQLDVRLDPARDELELSLLNRFIPQNTPVLGICRGAQLINVHLGGTLDPDIYTTHEGLKRRRTVLPRKTVDIVGGSQLYQLLGVTWCRVNSLHHQAVNRAGEGIQIVARDRDGLVQGIESEAHDFLIGVQWHPEWLIFNRPQQRLISALVAAAQRGRDQVKR
- a CDS encoding amidoligase family protein translates to MTLQAPPKRVNKDGQTRCVGVEIEFAGLPPRETAELVRTLFGGELNVVSPHRLQVEGTRWGEFGIELDTQYAHPDKALLEEHHESDSEWARQQHQRRVEFHQKTRELIGDMVTGLVPTEIVCPPIPWDELDTLDTLFETLREKGAKGTDASLLYGFGLHLNPEVERQEVDYLLAMMRAYLLLASWLREEIKVDITREVLPHANPFHKEYALKVLDARYQPDLDTFIDDYLHYNPTRNRELDLLPLFAHLRPDHPHELLHGELTKPRPTFHYRLPNAQLSQPGWGSVVEWNRWVEVEKLAADDKVLRARCDEYIAEHSKPWWARLKAALLKPFGNA
- a CDS encoding mechanosensitive ion channel family protein is translated as MRQHWITKIIVGVVLSLLLNAPALAQGVSLPNLTGNDSSEQAEVSNEDFQRSLSDVISMLENEEQRTALLASLRELQVSTDAAEEDGVVRQGLLGALADTLTDIGEQAQAGDSPIDEWSRQLVQGADDLRALNDDADQGEAIRAVADGAVLAFVWSVLLVVMIAFGRLVATRRHWPLDLPRDPKAWLLAVHFLRRMLPWTLAFAITLGIGQILPYSPGRAVVLVVAYICLCGRALSVVFETVIAFFSRGHRFPAVQVLQHKALRGLFVIGALIALGDAVNSTRLVELLGAELSSLVSVLANMLAALLSARFIFKFQRPIRHLICNRPYKQRRDASTAVEMIRALGGLWHIPALLMVGGSLLAIFITVGDVGTALARSIVSASLLVLTLVVTGLLRRQAERLNKRRHRRRFSQYRKRLERFGFVLAHLCAWMVFAELSMQVWGGSLFGLGQQAVASARIGQALVSLGATILLAWLVWIFADTAIQRALTSSARSRGRRVNQARAQTITPMIRNVIFVAILIIAVIAGLANLGVNVTPLLAGAGVIGLAIGFGAQTLVQDLITGIFILIEDSLAVDDFVQINGHMGTVEGLTLRTVRLRDLDGVVHIITFSRIESIHNMSRQFGIALMRIRIPYDMKIDDAITLMQETAQELRKDPMMRHYIWSPLEMQGVQGFEEGCPILRMRFRTAPEMQWDVSRAFNLLLKQRMEAQEIDLGVPRLSVSMEARSESRMEDTSGTDLSLERGEEGASSSADEAHKKPAPPKPAPRPTQAEIRQDERERRGASTQAKPHAQGKPQSEAYARPHGENGDE